A window of Streptomyces sp. NBC_01241 genomic DNA:
ACGGCGGCGTTGACGCGGTACGAGAACTTGTCCAGCGTCGCGGCGGCGGGCAGCCGGGAGAGCACGGACTGGGCGAACGAACCGGGCTGCCCGCCGTCCGCGAGCTTGCTCTCGTAGCTGTCGCGGAAGAGGTAGAGCAGGGTGGCGACCGCGCCGATGTAGAAGACGGCACCGCAGATGATGGCGGTGGAGACGTGGATCCACAGCCAGTACGAGTGCAGTGCCGGCACCAGCTGGGCACTGGAGGTGTAGAGCACCGTGGTCGCGATGCCGAGGTCCAGCAGGACGGTGGTGACCAGGAGCAGGCCCATCCAGCGGACGTTCTTCTTCAGCGCGAGGAGGGTCAGGTACGCGCCGACCGCCACCGTGGAGAAGGTGATGGAGAACTCGTACATGTTGCCCCAGGGCGCACGCTGCACGGACAGCGCACGGGCGATGACACCACCGGCCTGCACGACAAAGGCGAGCACGGTCATGGAGACCGCCATGCGTCCGTACAGGTCGCCCTTGAACGTGCCGCCGGCCGCGCCGGGCCCGTCCGGGACGTCGCGGGAACCGGCGGCGGAGCGCGTGATGATCTTCGGGCGGTCCAGTACGGCGGTGCCGCCGCCCTTCTGCGCGACCTGCACCTTCACCGAGGCCCCGGCGGCCTCGGCACCGGCCCCGGTCAGCGCGGCTGCGGTACGGCCGACCTTGCTGCGGCTGCCGAACACCCACTCTGCGATGTGCGCGAAGAAGGCCAGGGTGTACACGGCCATCGACGAATAGATCAGGACATTACTGGTGTGCGCCAGGTTCTCGTTGGTTGCGGCGGCGA
This region includes:
- the ccsB gene encoding c-type cytochrome biogenesis protein CcsB, which codes for MNLAAATNENLAHTSNVLIYSSMAVYTLAFFAHIAEWVFGSRSKVGRTAAALTGAGAEAAGASVKVQVAQKGGGTAVLDRPKIITRSAAGSRDVPDGPGAAGGTFKGDLYGRMAVSMTVLAFVVQAGGVIARALSVQRAPWGNMYEFSITFSTVAVGAYLTLLALKKNVRWMGLLLVTTVLLDLGIATTVLYTSSAQLVPALHSYWLWIHVSTAIICGAVFYIGAVATLLYLFRDSYESKLADGGQPGSFAQSVLSRLPAAATLDKFSYRVNAAVFPLWTFTIIAGAIWAGDAWGRYWGWDPKEVWSFITWVAYACYLHARATAGWKGRKAAYLALIAFGCWLFNYYGVNIFVTGKHSYAGV